A single Anabas testudineus chromosome 10, fAnaTes1.2, whole genome shotgun sequence DNA region contains:
- the LOC113160806 gene encoding uncharacterized protein LOC113160806 isoform X2 translates to MEAVFGLMVVVLLGVSHGIETYCDGRKNGAQCYGALGGTLVLQLMDDAAEYNSFNWMKNQLNLLRWRSSNSVIAPSDNRFFFTPSNGTLRMNNLSRNDGGEYNLSIINENGEQAARQTLHLFIQAPVSSVLLDSECLSEGEMRVSCSSEGGDSPQYNWTLDGRTLTDAELLSGNNVTNIITLKQHVSGHLVCSVRNNVSHVSSSKRLCTCGFIFINCILSNGTHISTCVFEANNTLCIEPTPPPTKGKETEIIVSSTVKPTTNITSSSQTHDHITWDRILPIVGGVLSALVILLVVGVAVMCAHTKKKNNKPKEENNELEVTYADVRIMQQQRRQVQQRAEVDVEYGQVKFSPRPQQSIVPTADDCVYTQVRRDR, encoded by the exons ATGGAAGCTGTGTTTGgactgatggtggtggtgctaCTGGGAGTCTCTCATG GTATTGAAACCTACTGTGATGGCAGAAAGAACGGAGCTCAGTGTTATGGAGCTTTGGGAGGAACTCTGGTTCTTCAGCTGATGGACGATGCTGCAGAATATAATAGTTTCAACTGGATGAAGAATCAATTAAATTTACTTAGATGGAGAAGTAGTAATAGTGTGATTGCTCCTTCAGACAACAGATTCTTTTTTACTCCCAGTAATGGAACATTAAGGATGAATAATCTGAGCAGGAATGATGGTGGTGAATATAACCTCTCAATCATCAATGAAAATGGAGAACAAGCAGCTCGTCAGACTCTACATTTGTTCATTCAAg ctcctgtgtcctctgtcctgCTGGACTCTGAGTGTCTGTCTGAGGGAGAGATGAGGGTTTCCTGCTCCTCTGAGGGAGGGGACAGTCCTCAATACAACTGGACTCTGGATGGACGCACACTGACAGATGCTGAACTCCTCTCTGGAAATAATGTGACTAACATCATCACTCTGAAGCAACACGTCTCAGGACATCTGGTCTGCTCAGTCAGAAATAATGTCAGTCACGTCTCCAGTAGTAAGAGATTATGTACCTGTG GCTTCATATTCATTAACTGCATCTTGTCCAATGGTACACACATATCAACCTGTGTGTTTGAAGCTAATAACACCCTGTGTATTGAACCTACACCTCCTCCTACCAAGGGTAAGGAGACTGAAATCATAGTGTCCAGTACTGTCAAACCCACCACTAATATCACATCCTCCAGTCAAACCCATGATCATATCACATGGGACA GAATACTACCAATAGTGGGTGGTGTACTCTCAGCATTAGTAATTCTTTTAGTGGTCGGTGTGGCTGTCATGTGTGctcacacaaaaaagaaaaacaacaaacccaaag aagaaaacaatgagCTGGAAGTAACCTATGCAGACGTCAGGATCATGCAGcaacagaggagacaggtgCAGCAGAGGGCAGAGGTCGATGTGGAGTACGGCCAGGTCAAGTTTTCACCTCGACCCCAGCAGAGTATTGTACCAACAGCAGATGACTGTGTGTACACCCAAGTCCGTAGAGACAGATGA
- the LOC113160806 gene encoding uncharacterized protein LOC113160806 isoform X1, with product MEAVFGLMVVVLLGVSHGIETYCDGRKNGAQCYGALGGTLVLQLMDDAAEYNSFNWMKNQLNLLRWRSSNSVIAPSDNRFFFTPSNGTLRMNNLSRNDGGEYNLSIINENGEQAARQTLHLFIQAPVSSVLLDSECLSEGEMRVSCSSEGGDSPQYNWTLDGRTLTDAELLSGNNVTNIITLKQHVSGHLVCSVRNNVSHVSSSKRLCTCGFIFINCILSNGTHISTCVFEANNTLCIEPTPPPTKGKETEIIVSSTVKPTTNITSSSQTHDHITWDRILPIVGGVLSALVILLVVGVAVMCAHTKKKNNKPKAEENNELEVTYADVRIMQQQRRQVQQRAEVDVEYGQVKFSPRPQQSIVPTADDCVYTQVRRDR from the exons ATGGAAGCTGTGTTTGgactgatggtggtggtgctaCTGGGAGTCTCTCATG GTATTGAAACCTACTGTGATGGCAGAAAGAACGGAGCTCAGTGTTATGGAGCTTTGGGAGGAACTCTGGTTCTTCAGCTGATGGACGATGCTGCAGAATATAATAGTTTCAACTGGATGAAGAATCAATTAAATTTACTTAGATGGAGAAGTAGTAATAGTGTGATTGCTCCTTCAGACAACAGATTCTTTTTTACTCCCAGTAATGGAACATTAAGGATGAATAATCTGAGCAGGAATGATGGTGGTGAATATAACCTCTCAATCATCAATGAAAATGGAGAACAAGCAGCTCGTCAGACTCTACATTTGTTCATTCAAg ctcctgtgtcctctgtcctgCTGGACTCTGAGTGTCTGTCTGAGGGAGAGATGAGGGTTTCCTGCTCCTCTGAGGGAGGGGACAGTCCTCAATACAACTGGACTCTGGATGGACGCACACTGACAGATGCTGAACTCCTCTCTGGAAATAATGTGACTAACATCATCACTCTGAAGCAACACGTCTCAGGACATCTGGTCTGCTCAGTCAGAAATAATGTCAGTCACGTCTCCAGTAGTAAGAGATTATGTACCTGTG GCTTCATATTCATTAACTGCATCTTGTCCAATGGTACACACATATCAACCTGTGTGTTTGAAGCTAATAACACCCTGTGTATTGAACCTACACCTCCTCCTACCAAGGGTAAGGAGACTGAAATCATAGTGTCCAGTACTGTCAAACCCACCACTAATATCACATCCTCCAGTCAAACCCATGATCATATCACATGGGACA GAATACTACCAATAGTGGGTGGTGTACTCTCAGCATTAGTAATTCTTTTAGTGGTCGGTGTGGCTGTCATGTGTGctcacacaaaaaagaaaaacaacaaacccaaag cagaagaaaacaatgagCTGGAAGTAACCTATGCAGACGTCAGGATCATGCAGcaacagaggagacaggtgCAGCAGAGGGCAGAGGTCGATGTGGAGTACGGCCAGGTCAAGTTTTCACCTCGACCCCAGCAGAGTATTGTACCAACAGCAGATGACTGTGTGTACACCCAAGTCCGTAGAGACAGATGA
- the LOC113160810 gene encoding carcinoembryonic antigen-related cell adhesion molecule 7-like — protein MEAVFGLMVVVLLGVSHGIETYCDGRKNGTQCYEALGGTLVLQLMDDATKINNFNWRKNQANVLRYRSNNSKIILSEENRFFFTPSNGTLRINNLRRNDGGEYTLSIISENGERSAQQSLHLFIQAPVSSVLLDSECLFEGEMRVSCSSEGGDSPQYNWTLDGRTLTDAELLSGNTETNIITLKQHVSGHLVCSVRNKVSHVSSSKRLCTCGFIFINCTLSDGTHISTCVFEANNTLCIEPPTSTAMDSSLIICSLKAAVVIILLIGITIFFAWKKKKSKIAEGSADPRTMDHPENSVLMVQM, from the exons ATGGAAGCTGTGTTTGgactgatggtggtggtgctaCTCGGAGTCTCTCATG GTATTGAAACTTACTGTGACGGAAGAAAGAACGGAACTCAGTGTTATGAAGCTTTGGGAGGAACTCTGGTTCTTCAGCTGATGGACGATGCTacaaaaattaataatttcaacTGGAGAAAGAATCAAGCAAATGTACTTCGATATAGaagtaataatagtaaaattATTCTTTCAGAAGAAAACAGATTCTTTTTTACTCCCAGTAATGGAACATTAAGGATAAATAATCTGAGAAGGAATGATGGTGGTGAATATACCCTCTCAATTATCAGTGAAAATGGAGAAAGATCAGCTCAGCAGTCTCTACATTTGTTCATTCAAG ctcctgtgtcctctgtcctgCTGGACTCTGAGTGTCTGTTTGAGGGAGAGATGAGGGTTTCCTGCTCCTCTGAGGGAGGGGACAGTCCTCAATACAACTGGACTCTGGATGGACGCACACTGACAGATGCTGAACTCCTCTCTGGAAATACGGAGACTAACATcatcactctgaaacaacaCGTCTCAGGACATCTGGTCTGCTCAGTCAGAAATAAAGTCAGTCACGTCTCCAGTAGTAAGAGATTATGTACCTGTG GCTTCATATTCATTAACTGCACCTTGTCTGATGGGACACACATATCAACTTGTGTGTTTGAAGCTAATAACACACTGTGTATTGAACCTCCAACTTCTACTGCCATGG ATTCTTCCCTGATCATATGTAGTTTGAAAGCTGCTGTTGTGATCATTTTGTTAATTGGGATCACCATCTTCTTTGcttggaagaaaaagaaatccaagATAGCTGAAGGTTCTGCTGATCCAAGAACCATGGATCATCCAGAGAACTCTGTTCTGATGGTTCAAATGTGA
- the LOC113160813 gene encoding fasciclin-2-like isoform X1, whose protein sequence is MEAVFGLMVVVLLGVSHGIETYCDGRKNGAQCYGALGGTLVLQLMNDAAEYHSFDWIKNQSNLLRWRSNNSVIILPDNRLFFTPSNGTLRMNNLRRNYSGEYTLKITNENGEISARQTLHLFIQAPVSSVLLDSECLSEGQMRVSCSSKGGDSPQYSWTLDGRTLTDAELLSGNTETNIITLKQHVSGHLVCSVRNKVSHVSSSKRLCTCDFIFINRTLSDGTLILKCVLAAEQSTTTGKETEIKVSSTVKPTTNITSSIQTLTPPPVQWDNK, encoded by the exons GTATTGAAACCTACTGTGATGGCAGAAAGAACGGAGCTCAGTGTTATGGAGCTTTGGGAGGAACTCTGGTTCTTCAGCTGATGAATGATGCTGCAGAATATCATAGTTTCGACTGGATAAAGAATCAATCAAATTTACTTAGATGGAGAAGTAATAATAGTGTTATTATTCTTCCAGACAACAGATTATTTTTTACTCCCAGTAATGGAACATTAAGGATGAATAATCTGAGAAGGAATTATAGTGGTGAATATACCCTTAAAATCACCaatgaaaatggagaaatatCAGCTCGTCAGACTCTACATTTGTTCATTCAAG ctcctgtgtcctctgtcctgCTGGACTCTGAGTGTCTGTCTGAGGGACAGATGAGGGTTTCCTGCTCCTCTAAGGGAGGGGACAGTCCTCAATACAGCTGGACTCTGGATGGACGCACACTGACAGATGCTGAACTCCTCTCTGGAAATACGGAGACTAACATcatcactctgaaacaacaCGTCTCAGGACATCTGGTCTGCTCAGTCAGAAATAAAGTCAGTCACGTCTCCAGTAGTAAGAGATTATGTACCTGTG ACTTCATATTCATTAACCGCACCTTGTCTGATGGTACACTCATATTAAAGTGTGTGCTTGCAGCTGAACAATCTACTACCACGGGTAAGGAGACTGAAATCAAAGTGTCCAGTACTGTCAAACCCACCACTAATATCACATCCTCCATTCAAACTCTGACTCCTCCCCCAGTCCAATGGGACAATAAgtga
- the LOC113160813 gene encoding fasciclin-2-like isoform X2, producing MEAVFGLMVVVLLGVSHGIETYCDGRKNGAQCYGALGGTLVLQLMNDAAEYHSFDWIKNQSNLLRWRSNNSVIILPDNRLFFTPSNGTLRMNNLRRNYSGEYTLKITNENGEISARQTLHLFIQAPVSSVLLDSECLSEGQMRVSCSSKGGDSPQYSWTLDGRTLTDAELLSGNTETNIITLKQHVSGHLVCSVRNKVSHVSSSKRLCTCDFIFINRTLSDGTLILKCVLAAEQSTTTGKETEIKVSSTVKPTTNITSSIQTLTPPPVQWDNK from the exons ATGGAAGCTGTGTTTGgactgatggtggtggtgctaCTCGGAGTCTCTCATG GTATTGAAACCTACTGTGATGGCAGAAAGAACGGAGCTCAGTGTTATGGAGCTTTGGGAGGAACTCTGGTTCTTCAGCTGATGAATGATGCTGCAGAATATCATAGTTTCGACTGGATAAAGAATCAATCAAATTTACTTAGATGGAGAAGTAATAATAGTGTTATTATTCTTCCAGACAACAGATTATTTTTTACTCCCAGTAATGGAACATTAAGGATGAATAATCTGAGAAGGAATTATAGTGGTGAATATACCCTTAAAATCACCaatgaaaatggagaaatatCAGCTCGTCAGACTCTACATTTGTTCATTCAAG ctcctgtgtcctctgtcctgCTGGACTCTGAGTGTCTGTCTGAGGGACAGATGAGGGTTTCCTGCTCCTCTAAGGGAGGGGACAGTCCTCAATACAGCTGGACTCTGGATGGACGCACACTGACAGATGCTGAACTCCTCTCTGGAAATACGGAGACTAACATcatcactctgaaacaacaCGTCTCAGGACATCTGGTCTGCTCAGTCAGAAATAAAGTCAGTCACGTCTCCAGTAGTAAGAGATTATGTACCTGTG ACTTCATATTCATTAACCGCACCTTGTCTGATGGTACACTCATATTAAAGTGTGTGCTTGCAGCTGAACAATCTACTACCACGGGTAAGGAGACTGAAATCAAAGTGTCCAGTACTGTCAAACCCACCACTAATATCACATCCTCCATTCAAACTCTGACTCCTCCCCCAGTCCAATGGGACAATAAgtga